A single region of the Thermococcus paralvinellae genome encodes:
- a CDS encoding hydrogenase 4 subunit D: protein MDAFPFLVSFLIPLLFGPILFKLDGRKADVFMLIAVVSSFLANLIGVLEYLKVGGAHHIVYLETSSLGEVYGVIIDPMSVLVGFVVSLAGVLFLLYAVDYMSERNKQHPVYSDKGRFYAWMVIFVGATLAFIYSSTMLQLLIFFEIMGLACWGVVGYYKSSKAERAAYKALLVPNFGAMVGLYTAVGIGILKLHDLSLYALQNLSDDLKLLVFLGIMVAAFTKSAQFPLYSWLPDAMAAPTPASAFLHGAAMVEMGVYLLARVTQFMQPIPETAFYVMLVFVSLTLLITILYYPLQKDAKRLLAYSTIAEAGVMYVGVLYAVLGSAYGLQAAMFQLANHAFVKGLAFLTAGTFSYAFGTLDMEKIKGLGKLVPVVGASWFLALLGLAGVPPLGLFFSKAYLFMNASSITSWVGWIPLFLVLADATVFLAVSLGWIKRMVFSEPLQESAEVSPLMRFVLVVLIVLSIVAPFLSVKLVTQIGFMG from the coding sequence CGCTGTTGTGTCTTCCTTCCTGGCTAATCTGATTGGAGTCCTTGAATACCTAAAGGTCGGTGGCGCTCATCACATCGTTTACCTCGAAACTTCTTCCCTCGGTGAGGTCTACGGCGTTATAATCGACCCGATGAGCGTTTTGGTCGGTTTTGTCGTGAGCTTGGCTGGCGTGCTGTTCCTTCTCTATGCGGTGGACTACATGAGCGAGAGGAACAAGCAGCACCCTGTCTACTCTGATAAGGGAAGGTTCTACGCCTGGATGGTTATCTTCGTTGGAGCAACGCTGGCATTCATATACTCCTCAACGATGCTTCAGTTGCTCATATTCTTCGAGATAATGGGGCTTGCGTGTTGGGGTGTTGTTGGTTATTATAAGAGTTCAAAGGCTGAGAGAGCTGCATACAAGGCTCTTCTCGTGCCGAATTTCGGTGCGATGGTTGGTCTCTATACTGCTGTTGGTATTGGTATCCTCAAACTCCATGATCTTAGTCTTTATGCTCTTCAGAACCTGAGCGACGACCTTAAGCTTCTGGTCTTCTTGGGCATAATGGTTGCTGCTTTCACCAAGAGTGCCCAGTTCCCACTCTATTCATGGCTTCCAGACGCGATGGCAGCGCCGACACCGGCAAGCGCCTTCCTTCATGGAGCAGCAATGGTTGAGATGGGAGTTTACCTGCTCGCTAGGGTTACCCAGTTCATGCAACCGATTCCGGAGACAGCTTTCTACGTTATGCTCGTCTTCGTGTCGCTAACTTTACTCATAACAATTCTCTACTACCCGCTCCAGAAAGACGCCAAGAGACTCCTTGCTTACTCCACCATAGCAGAGGCAGGGGTAATGTACGTCGGCGTGCTCTATGCCGTGCTCGGCTCGGCTTACGGCCTCCAGGCGGCCATGTTCCAGCTGGCCAACCACGCTTTCGTCAAGGGTCTTGCCTTCCTCACCGCAGGAACCTTCAGTTACGCTTTTGGAACGCTCGACATGGAGAAGATTAAGGGCCTCGGAAAGCTCGTTCCGGTCGTTGGTGCAAGCTGGTTCTTAGCCCTTCTCGGCCTGGCTGGAGTTCCTCCGCTCGGCCTGTTCTTCAGCAAGGCGTATCTCTTCATGAACGCGTCTTCAATAACTAGCTGGGTTGGGTGGATTCCGCTCTTCCTAGTGTTGGCCGATGCCACGGTTTTCCTTGCGGTATCTCTCGGATGGATTAAGAGGATGGTATTCAGCGAGCCCCTCCAGGAGAGTGCAGAAGTTTCCCCGCTGATGCGCTTTGTCCTCGTAGTCCTAATAGTCCTGTCCATCGTTGCGCCGTTCCTAAGCGTGAAACTCGTGACTCAGATAGGGTTCATGGGGTGA
- a CDS encoding proton-conducting transporter transmembrane domain-containing protein, with translation MMEIPIALYSLSAISGLVGDFKRSIKISSVLSAMASLSLLGIAAHALSKGLPVQESFLGILLIIDSLSLPFLFIIALLSLVVSVYSISYMEVHRDTGRPLAYTLLYGTFVISMIFVALTSNLLWFVFFWEMMTLTSFVFVSWREQDAGIKYLLTMQLANTVPLFVALGIIYSATGSFSVDYATLKEVASSLSPVQLKLLYAMFLVTFLAKSGSVPFQFWVPDAYEAAPSNIASLMAGVMEKMAVYGLIRLLCNALPCSESVGYVLVIVGILTMAFGTLYALRETHAKRLLAYSSVGQMGYIWFAVGMGMVFLAKGMESLAYLAFLAGVFHSFNHTLFKGLLFLISGNFEYSTGTADLNELGGLRRAMPYSSLFTVIGALSLAGVPLFSGFLSKWMIYQAGYYSGIGLFVFGSVMAVFMSAVTLAYSLKFYTSAFGGEPNEKTENAREVPSGMLLGEGILALISLVIGVFPVIAYPLLTISVKRSVAVTMGSISTDFEYFSPIDLLLAASFFAVASYFIFRPKTANVKPWNAGALFLPEERYGAKARDYYRQYFTEMGNLYKLGSAAGRIGRAFLSALMSIYLVLARGLVYTGREKKRSFTLSELRHYSARYLDEAFFAPIMDLVKNIAVLAVGISVSMDELFLASMLTTVIILALLVL, from the coding sequence ATGATGGAAATTCCGATCGCGCTCTACTCACTCTCAGCGATTTCCGGTCTGGTTGGGGACTTTAAGCGGAGCATTAAGATTTCGAGCGTCTTATCAGCCATGGCATCCTTATCCCTCCTGGGCATAGCTGCCCATGCCCTATCCAAGGGGCTTCCCGTTCAGGAGAGCTTTTTGGGCATTCTCCTAATCATAGACAGCCTCTCCCTCCCGTTCCTGTTCATCATCGCACTGCTCAGCCTCGTGGTTTCAGTATACTCTATCTCTTATATGGAAGTCCACAGAGATACCGGAAGACCCCTAGCATATACCCTCCTCTACGGTACGTTTGTGATATCAATGATATTTGTGGCTCTGACGTCAAACCTGCTCTGGTTCGTCTTTTTCTGGGAGATGATGACTCTAACTTCCTTCGTCTTCGTGAGCTGGAGGGAGCAGGACGCTGGAATTAAATACCTCCTCACGATGCAGCTCGCCAACACGGTGCCCCTCTTCGTAGCCCTCGGCATAATCTACTCCGCCACTGGAAGCTTCAGCGTTGATTACGCCACGCTTAAGGAGGTTGCATCTTCCCTTTCTCCAGTCCAGCTCAAGCTGCTCTACGCTATGTTCCTCGTAACTTTCCTTGCGAAATCTGGAAGCGTGCCCTTCCAGTTCTGGGTACCTGATGCCTACGAGGCAGCTCCCAGCAATATAGCCTCGCTGATGGCCGGCGTCATGGAGAAGATGGCGGTTTACGGTCTGATAAGGCTCCTCTGCAACGCCCTGCCATGCAGTGAGAGCGTTGGCTACGTTCTCGTCATCGTCGGCATACTCACCATGGCCTTCGGAACCCTCTATGCCCTCAGAGAGACCCACGCGAAGAGACTCCTGGCGTACTCAAGCGTTGGACAAATGGGCTACATCTGGTTCGCGGTGGGCATGGGTATGGTCTTCTTAGCAAAGGGCATGGAGAGCCTGGCCTACTTGGCCTTCCTCGCCGGAGTCTTCCACTCCTTCAATCACACCCTCTTCAAGGGGCTGCTCTTCCTCATCTCAGGCAACTTCGAGTACTCTACCGGAACCGCTGACCTCAACGAGCTTGGTGGCTTGAGGAGGGCAATGCCGTACTCGTCGCTCTTCACCGTCATAGGTGCGCTTTCCCTCGCTGGAGTGCCCCTCTTCAGCGGCTTCCTCTCGAAGTGGATGATTTATCAGGCCGGCTACTACTCTGGGATTGGCCTCTTTGTCTTTGGCTCGGTGATGGCGGTGTTCATGAGCGCCGTAACCTTGGCGTACTCGCTCAAGTTCTACACTTCTGCCTTTGGAGGTGAACCGAACGAGAAGACTGAGAACGCTAGGGAAGTCCCGTCGGGCATGCTCCTCGGTGAGGGAATTCTGGCTTTAATCTCACTTGTCATTGGAGTGTTCCCTGTCATCGCTTATCCACTCTTGACGATTTCGGTGAAGAGAAGCGTTGCCGTTACAATGGGCTCGATATCCACTGACTTTGAGTATTTCTCTCCAATAGATCTGCTCCTTGCGGCTTCATTCTTTGCAGTTGCTTCGTACTTTATATTCAGACCAAAGACAGCCAATGTCAAACCCTGGAACGCTGGAGCGCTCTTCCTGCCGGAGGAGAGGTACGGAGCGAAGGCCAGAGACTATTACAGGCAGTACTTTACTGAGATGGGGAACCTTTACAAGCTTGGAAGTGCTGCTGGCAGGATCGGAAGGGCCTTTCTCTCTGCCCTGATGTCTATCTACCTCGTTCTTGCCAGGGGCCTCGTCTACACTGGCAGGGAGAAGAAGCGTTCCTTCACCCTCAGTGAGCTTCGTCATTACAGCGCTAGATACCTAGATGAAGCATTCTTCGCGCCGATAATGGATTTAGTCAAAAACATCGCAGTGCTGGCAGTGGGCATCTCGGTGTCCATGGACGAGCTCTTCCTAGCTTCAATGCTGACTACGGTGATAATACTCGCTCTCCTGGTGCTGTGA
- a CDS encoding respiratory chain complex I subunit 1 family protein, with protein sequence MRMDYVSLIAAPIVIFLLPPLLDGIGRKIKARIQYRRGPPIMQTFYDLEKLLKLPSVLPTDSPIFRLAPYIALAFAITGGLMLPFGSEPVLAFGKSLIVFFYVMAMVSVVMILATFSVQNAFSHIGGHREVMLILSIEPVLAVVFGVLAFKLGTLNVAKMPFSASLSLSVVLAYILLAYAVYVEGGFVPFDIAEAETEIIGGPLTEYSGRLLGIFKYSLLIKRIVLLWLLSSLVTIPALDFLGITSSIVLFIAQLVMAFLLYSLAVVLEAANARLRIDQAVSLNKKVFLLSLVVLLIALVGW encoded by the coding sequence ATGAGGATGGATTATGTAAGTTTAATTGCTGCTCCAATAGTCATTTTCCTCCTTCCTCCACTCCTTGATGGAATAGGACGAAAAATAAAGGCAAGGATTCAATACAGAAGAGGTCCACCAATAATGCAGACGTTCTACGACCTCGAAAAGCTGCTCAAGCTACCGTCGGTGCTTCCAACTGACAGCCCAATCTTCAGACTGGCCCCATACATAGCCTTGGCATTTGCCATTACTGGTGGCCTAATGCTTCCCTTCGGAAGTGAGCCTGTGTTAGCTTTTGGAAAGAGCCTCATAGTGTTCTTCTACGTCATGGCGATGGTCAGCGTAGTGATGATACTTGCTACTTTCTCCGTCCAGAACGCGTTTTCACACATAGGCGGACACAGAGAGGTCATGCTGATACTCTCGATTGAGCCAGTGCTGGCCGTCGTCTTCGGTGTCCTGGCATTCAAGCTTGGAACGCTCAACGTCGCTAAGATGCCCTTCAGTGCTAGCCTCTCGCTTTCTGTTGTCCTCGCTTACATCCTGCTGGCTTACGCAGTCTATGTTGAGGGTGGTTTTGTACCATTTGATATAGCCGAGGCAGAGACTGAGATAATTGGAGGGCCTCTCACTGAGTACAGTGGAAGACTCCTTGGAATATTCAAGTACTCTCTCCTAATAAAGAGGATAGTACTGCTCTGGCTACTATCTTCATTGGTTACGATTCCTGCTTTGGATTTCCTCGGTATAACCAGCTCTATAGTACTGTTTATTGCCCAACTTGTCATGGCTTTCTTGTTGTATTCACTTGCTGTGGTATTAGAGGCTGCAAATGCTCGTTTGAGAATTGACCAGGCAGTTTCCCTGAATAAGAAAGTTTTCCTCCTGTCCCTAGTTGTCCTGTTGATAGCATTGGTGGGGTGGTAA
- a CDS encoding NADH-quinone oxidoreductase subunit D-related protein, whose protein sequence is MECSVCAGGCKSAEVEDVLEDGHLRRFVEKFKEFIFECKKLTRNQYLFVVDKNALPEMVLYWHNNSELKETHFSMGIGTDERSIAGKFAYAPVINVTVEPGNGDKNYWVILKAYLDEDNPEFPSIAAELPAALWAEREVYDLLGLNPKGHPDLRRLVLPEDWPEGVYPLRKDHDYKASPMDTPKCYYKPGPPDTMTVPIGPYHLALDEPAHFRIFVKGETVVDVDYRGFYSHRGVEKIGEGRLTYNQVLFIAERICGICGFQHSTSYAQAVENIAGVEIPERAMYIRTIMLELERIHSHMLWAGVAAHLTGFDTGFMHAWRVREPVMWLAERLTGNRKTYGINIVGGVRRDFLDYRKEMIMEKIKELRRQVEEFIEIATGTATFVKRAEGVGILPYKVAKAYSVLGPNGRASGRNIDVRRDQPFAAYKDLDFKVPVYKEGDVLARFLIRMDEVLESIWIIEQAIDQMPGGDVFVPIGELPEYEEGLGYSEAPRGEVIHYVMTDKKNKVYRWKVRAPTYNNLPAVPEMLKGYSVADAPLIIASIDPCYSCTERVQIVDVETGKAKILNEQQFNMLSIEKGKGVA, encoded by the coding sequence ATGGAGTGTAGCGTGTGTGCGGGTGGATGCAAATCCGCGGAGGTTGAGGATGTTCTTGAGGATGGTCATCTGAGGAGGTTTGTGGAGAAATTCAAAGAATTTATTTTTGAATGTAAAAAGCTTACAAGAAACCAGTACTTGTTTGTAGTCGATAAGAACGCCCTTCCAGAAATGGTGCTCTACTGGCACAACAACTCTGAGCTAAAAGAGACTCACTTCTCGATGGGAATTGGAACTGACGAAAGGAGCATTGCTGGAAAATTTGCATACGCTCCGGTGATAAATGTTACCGTTGAGCCTGGGAATGGAGATAAGAACTACTGGGTTATCTTGAAGGCATATCTTGACGAAGACAACCCTGAATTTCCCTCAATAGCTGCAGAGCTTCCAGCTGCCCTCTGGGCAGAGAGGGAAGTTTACGATCTTCTTGGCTTAAACCCTAAAGGTCATCCTGACTTAAGGAGGCTTGTCCTGCCTGAAGACTGGCCTGAGGGTGTTTATCCACTCAGAAAAGATCACGACTACAAAGCATCTCCAATGGATACTCCCAAGTGCTATTACAAACCTGGACCACCAGACACTATGACAGTTCCGATAGGCCCTTATCATCTTGCACTAGATGAGCCAGCTCACTTTAGAATATTTGTCAAGGGAGAAACAGTAGTTGACGTTGATTACAGGGGATTCTATTCGCATAGAGGAGTTGAAAAGATAGGAGAGGGAAGACTGACCTACAATCAGGTGCTCTTCATAGCCGAGAGGATATGTGGAATTTGTGGCTTCCAGCACTCGACGAGCTATGCCCAGGCGGTTGAAAACATAGCCGGCGTTGAAATCCCCGAGAGGGCCATGTACATAAGGACGATAATGCTCGAGCTTGAGAGGATTCACTCACACATGCTCTGGGCTGGTGTTGCGGCTCACCTGACGGGCTTTGACACGGGATTCATGCACGCTTGGCGCGTCAGAGAGCCTGTTATGTGGCTCGCAGAGAGGCTCACAGGAAACAGGAAGACCTACGGAATCAACATCGTCGGAGGAGTTAGGAGGGACTTCCTCGACTACCGCAAGGAGATGATAATGGAGAAGATCAAGGAGCTCAGGAGGCAGGTCGAAGAGTTCATCGAAATAGCGACCGGTACGGCAACCTTCGTCAAGAGGGCTGAGGGAGTTGGAATTCTGCCGTACAAGGTGGCCAAGGCCTACTCAGTCCTTGGTCCGAACGGAAGAGCCAGCGGGAGGAACATTGACGTTAGGAGAGACCAGCCCTTCGCGGCATACAAGGATTTGGACTTCAAGGTTCCAGTCTACAAGGAGGGCGACGTCTTGGCAAGGTTCCTCATCAGGATGGACGAGGTGCTCGAGAGCATCTGGATAATCGAGCAGGCCATTGACCAGATGCCCGGAGGAGACGTCTTCGTGCCGATAGGAGAGCTCCCAGAGTATGAGGAGGGTCTTGGTTACAGTGAAGCTCCAAGGGGTGAAGTCATCCACTACGTCATGACTGACAAGAAGAACAAGGTCTACCGCTGGAAGGTTAGAGCCCCGACCTACAACAACCTTCCAGCTGTTCCGGAGATGCTCAAGGGCTACAGCGTTGCCGATGCCCCGCTCATCATAGCGAGCATAGATCCGTGCTACTCCTGTACGGAGAGGGTTCAGATAGTGGACGTTGAGACTGGGAAGGCAAAGATCCTGAACGAACAGCAGTTCAACATGCTCTCGATAGAGAAGGGCAAGGGGGTGGCCTGA
- a CDS encoding NADH-quinone oxidoreductase subunit I, whose protein sequence is MAQAISFTDRLKFWKRPEEDVKKAPVTTSYPFADIEKPPEYRGIPHIDPYLCIGCGACVRACPPDALTIEWDFENGRKRIVFNAARCIRCHRCVEVCPTGAMQGTTRFEIATPNKEDLIEVVDHKLYRCPRCGKYEEFTERQIQKMFQILPKEVIDQHGIAERAFLCRECRMEESAKTLAVQGSYADSLLLSLYPRGSKVMGERR, encoded by the coding sequence ATGGCCCAGGCGATTTCGTTCACCGACAGGCTCAAGTTCTGGAAGCGACCAGAGGAAGACGTTAAGAAGGCTCCCGTCACGACTTCTTATCCTTTTGCTGATATCGAAAAGCCGCCGGAATATAGGGGCATACCCCACATAGACCCTTACCTCTGCATTGGCTGTGGCGCCTGTGTTAGGGCCTGTCCACCAGATGCGCTCACGATAGAGTGGGACTTCGAGAACGGGAGGAAGAGAATAGTCTTCAACGCCGCGCGCTGCATAAGGTGCCACCGCTGCGTCGAGGTTTGTCCAACCGGTGCGATGCAAGGCACAACGAGGTTCGAGATAGCGACGCCGAACAAGGAGGATCTCATTGAGGTCGTTGACCACAAGCTCTACAGATGCCCGCGCTGTGGGAAGTATGAGGAGTTCACCGAGAGGCAGATACAGAAGATGTTCCAGATTCTTCCAAAGGAAGTTATTGACCAGCACGGCATAGCCGAGAGGGCTTTTCTCTGCAGGGAGTGCAGGATGGAGGAGAGTGCTAAGACCTTAGCGGTTCAAGGGTCCTATGCGGATAGCCTTCTCCTTTCACTCTATCCGAGAGGCTCAAAGGTGATGGGTGAGAGGAGATGA
- a CDS encoding NADH-quinone oxidoreductase subunit B family protein yields the protein MSRLKSVWVFHVDSGSCNGCDIEILDVLTPYYDAERLGIKLVPSPRHADALLVSGPLTRQTYYAVKAAYEAMPPKPRIVVAIGTCASSGGIFYNGYPIYNPNPERGSDRLRTGGIEVLLAEYGKKPDMYIPGCPPSPEEILYGLAQLLGLKEKKMKGEYYYADEIEFVLPERPIEERIYLTLRESLRRVVGYFDREKVLEDFMALVEKAQESENPRERLHELVIGYFLREKDSRVKFAIRFLENEYWRLKDAYEKKHLALVKAGVR from the coding sequence ATGAGCAGGTTGAAGTCCGTTTGGGTCTTCCACGTTGACAGTGGGAGCTGCAACGGCTGCGACATTGAGATACTCGATGTGCTCACGCCGTACTACGACGCCGAGAGGCTCGGAATAAAGCTCGTGCCGAGTCCAAGACATGCTGATGCCCTCCTCGTTTCGGGCCCACTCACGAGGCAGACGTACTACGCCGTCAAAGCAGCCTACGAGGCGATGCCGCCGAAGCCGAGGATAGTTGTGGCTATAGGAACATGTGCATCGAGCGGTGGGATATTCTACAACGGCTATCCAATCTATAACCCGAATCCAGAGAGGGGAAGCGACAGGCTCAGGACTGGCGGAATAGAGGTTCTTTTGGCGGAGTACGGGAAAAAGCCCGACATGTACATACCAGGATGCCCACCGAGTCCGGAGGAGATACTATATGGACTGGCTCAGCTTCTCGGCCTGAAGGAGAAGAAGATGAAGGGCGAGTACTACTACGCAGACGAGATTGAGTTCGTTCTTCCAGAGAGACCGATCGAGGAGAGGATTTACCTGACGCTCAGAGAATCCCTGAGGCGCGTCGTGGGGTACTTCGACAGGGAGAAGGTTCTCGAGGACTTCATGGCCCTCGTGGAAAAGGCCCAGGAGAGCGAGAACCCGAGGGAGAGGCTCCACGAGCTAGTCATCGGCTACTTCCTGAGGGAGAAGGACTCCCGTGTGAAGTTCGCGATAAGGTTCCTCGAAAACGAGTACTGGAGGTTGAAGGATGCCTACGAAAAGAAGCACCTGGCACTTGTTAAAGCTGGTGTACGTTAA
- a CDS encoding monovalent cation/H+ antiporter complex subunit F: MSLESQFFLLMKFVIPIYLLAFILYAVRAFKGPTIVDIVLAVDCLSFDVAAFMAILAVYFKSVYLVSGAMILALWGYLLDIYIAKHLVSREVGA; encoded by the coding sequence GTGAGTCTTGAGTCCCAGTTCTTTCTACTTATGAAGTTCGTGATACCAATTTACCTGTTGGCATTCATCCTCTACGCTGTTAGGGCATTTAAAGGCCCAACGATAGTAGACATAGTCCTTGCCGTTGACTGTCTGTCCTTTGATGTAGCTGCGTTCATGGCAATTCTTGCGGTTTACTTCAAGAGCGTTTACTTAGTGAGCGGGGCGATGATTCTAGCGCTCTGGGGCTATTTGCTGGACATTTACATAGCAAAACACTTGGTGAGCAGGGAGGTGGGAGCATGA
- the mnhG gene encoding monovalent cation/H(+) antiporter subunit G translates to MSVLFYLGAALIVIGALCDLFGALGLLRFPNFYVRLHAATVGIIGGAAVPLFGVALLALGADFLPNRYAIAGASFVTGVTVLLASPAGSHALAYAAHKAKLVQRPEIDHLAEVRDDD, encoded by the coding sequence ATGAGCGTTCTGTTCTACCTTGGGGCAGCCCTCATCGTCATAGGGGCGCTTTGTGACTTGTTTGGTGCTTTGGGTCTGCTCCGCTTCCCTAACTTCTATGTTAGGCTGCACGCCGCGACCGTGGGCATCATCGGCGGTGCAGCGGTTCCGCTCTTCGGCGTTGCTCTCCTCGCTCTCGGCGCGGACTTCCTGCCGAACAGATATGCTATAGCTGGAGCGAGCTTTGTCACTGGTGTCACAGTGCTTCTCGCTTCTCCAGCTGGAAGTCACGCTCTGGCCTACGCCGCTCACAAGGCTAAGCTTGTCCAGAGGCCAGAGATTGACCATTTGGCAGAGGTGAGAGATGATGATTGA
- a CDS encoding hydrogenase subunit MbhD domain-containing protein: MIEIHLLILSLALMLGFVASYLAVTEKDLLKAVGFSAVQAISYAIVFYILMAPDIILAYIAIAVGIYSALLIFAISKTGRYEVV, encoded by the coding sequence ATGATTGAAATTCATCTGTTAATCCTCAGCCTTGCTCTCATGCTCGGCTTTGTCGCCAGCTATCTAGCTGTGACTGAGAAGGATCTGCTCAAAGCGGTCGGATTTTCGGCAGTGCAGGCCATATCTTATGCTATAGTTTTCTACATCCTTATGGCTCCCGACATTATCCTCGCCTATATAGCGATAGCCGTGGGAATATATTCAGCTCTGCTCATCTTCGCTATCAGCAAGACCGGGAGGTACGAGGTGGTGTGA
- a CDS encoding MnhB domain-containing protein translates to MRGKSLITAVIILTFAALMTYAVVSLQVFGEGIGVRPLGEFYLENSYFGDYSARSPEVVTSILWDYRGVDTLFETAVFFLAIIGSLTVFRLTREQEKEVKKAESTPTELTPIVKDVTKVIVVMILAVSASIALHGHLTPGGGFQGGSALAVAPLLIIAAYSKYTLEGHGMDKTRALILRSIGLLGIALVALVPLLSDGFIMQNQPIFPAEVNGQLIGGSLIYYNFFEFLAVGAGFTAVFLLLSIPEEKFKKILGVKK, encoded by the coding sequence ATGAGGGGCAAAAGCCTCATCACGGCGGTTATAATCCTGACCTTCGCCGCGCTCATGACTTACGCAGTGGTTTCTCTCCAAGTCTTCGGTGAGGGTATTGGAGTTAGACCCCTTGGCGAGTTCTACCTTGAAAACAGCTATTTCGGGGATTACTCTGCCAGGAGTCCTGAGGTTGTTACCTCAATTCTCTGGGACTACCGTGGCGTTGACACGCTCTTCGAGACTGCAGTGTTCTTCCTCGCAATAATAGGCAGCCTGACCGTCTTCAGGCTCACCAGGGAGCAGGAGAAGGAAGTCAAGAAGGCTGAAAGCACTCCAACCGAGTTGACGCCAATAGTGAAGGACGTTACTAAAGTTATCGTTGTTATGATTCTTGCTGTCTCGGCCTCGATTGCTTTGCATGGTCACTTAACTCCTGGAGGGGGCTTCCAGGGTGGTTCGGCATTGGCTGTGGCACCACTCCTCATAATAGCGGCATACTCAAAATACACCCTGGAAGGCCACGGTATGGACAAAACCAGAGCTTTAATCCTTCGTTCCATCGGACTGCTTGGCATAGCCCTGGTTGCTCTGGTTCCACTCCTCAGCGATGGCTTCATCATGCAGAATCAGCCAATTTTCCCAGCAGAAGTTAATGGTCAATTAATCGGTGGTTCTCTAATCTACTACAACTTTTTCGAGTTCCTCGCAGTTGGCGCTGGATTCACGGCGGTGTTCCTCCTCCTAAGCATACCAGAGGAGAAGTTCAAGAAAATCCTGGGGGTGAAGAAATGA
- a CDS encoding sodium:proton antiporter yields MSTSEFLWAYLWVVLLLTLAVSLYGIIARPNMLKKIISLTILGDVVNVMVVFIGYRFTYPVAPPILPSLSKESLSQFVNTAVDPLPQALVITAVVIGMAVNMLLAVLTIQLYRLYGTLDVREIAKRGGEE; encoded by the coding sequence ATGAGCACTTCAGAGTTTCTGTGGGCTTACCTCTGGGTCGTCTTACTGCTCACGCTGGCGGTATCGCTGTACGGCATAATCGCTAGACCAAACATGCTGAAGAAAATCATATCGCTCACGATACTCGGTGATGTTGTTAACGTCATGGTGGTCTTCATAGGCTACCGCTTCACTTATCCAGTGGCCCCGCCGATACTGCCGTCCCTTTCAAAGGAATCCCTCAGTCAGTTTGTGAACACTGCCGTTGACCCGCTTCCACAGGCCCTTGTCATAACCGCCGTAGTCATAGGAATGGCCGTGAACATGCTCTTGGCTGTGCTGACGATACAGCTCTACCGCCTCTACGGCACGCTCGATGTCAGAGAGATAGCCAAGAGAGGTGGTGAGGAATGA
- a CDS encoding Na+/H+ antiporter subunit E — MRGVLPTALLVFITYVLFTGSASPYDLLTGVIVAIGVGLLMGKYVVQSDTKALNPVRWLWGVIYFFWYMLVAETKSHLDVIRRIITGDYNPGIVKVPVDVETSYAKTLIANSITNTPGTYVVDMDENYLYVHWIDVATEDPEKARKEISADFERFAKRILE, encoded by the coding sequence ATGAGGGGTGTCCTTCCAACTGCTTTACTTGTCTTTATCACTTACGTGCTCTTCACAGGTTCTGCCAGTCCCTACGACCTACTCACAGGTGTGATCGTTGCCATAGGTGTGGGACTGCTAATGGGTAAATACGTCGTCCAAAGCGACACTAAGGCTCTAAATCCAGTGAGGTGGCTCTGGGGAGTCATTTACTTCTTCTGGTACATGCTCGTAGCCGAGACCAAGTCCCACTTGGACGTTATACGCAGGATAATCACTGGCGACTACAATCCTGGAATAGTTAAGGTTCCCGTTGATGTCGAGACGAGCTACGCGAAAACGCTCATCGCCAACTCAATAACCAATACGCCGGGAACATATGTGGTTGACATGGATGAGAATTATCTCTACGTGCACTGGATTGACGTAGCAACTGAAGATCCCGAAAAGGCAAGAAAGGAAATATCCGCTGACTTTGAGAGATTTGCAAAGAGAATACTGGAGTGA